Below is a genomic region from Prunus persica cultivar Lovell chromosome G3, Prunus_persica_NCBIv2, whole genome shotgun sequence.
GGATGCTTACAACAGTCTTGAACAGGCGAATTTTCATCTGGAGAAGGAGGTGAGAGGCCAGCAGGGCGTAGGAGGGTCTTTGTCCGTTCCAGATGTAGAGGGAATTAGAGCAGAGGCAAGGGAAGAAGCGCAGAAGGAGAGTGAGGCAGAACTGAATGATCTTCTTGTGTGCCTTGGACAAGAACAGACCAAGGTGGAAAAACTGAGTGCAAGGTTGTTGGAGTTAGGGGAGGACGTGGACAAGCTGCTTGAAGATATTGGAGATGATATGGGCCTGCCTGCTGATggtgaagaggaggaagactGATGATGATGCTGACGTcttaccttttatttttatttcatggcGTGATCTCATCATTCATCCTCCTGGTATGGAATGGATGGTGGTGGACGGGGTTTATGCTTGGCTCTGCCTTTGTACATTTCTGGTGGAATTTGTACAGTTGATATTTATTATCATTAATACTCGAAGATTCTCGATCaaactgtttttttcttcctcctcaaATTTAGTTTATACTCGTTTGATTGGTAATTGTTCAAAGTTTCAATTTATTCCCTTTCCAGTATTCTTCAGGTCTGTCTTGTTTTTTGCTAGTTTTTGGACTGATAAAAGACCTTCAGATTTCATTGGAAGGGAGAATCGAATTTAGGAGCTCGAATGGATGGTAAATGCTCTTTAACACTAGGCTACAAGCCCTTTGCAAAagttcatatttcttttttcacttGAGTTACAAGTCCCGTGCATTGAttcatatttcttttccttaaaaaaaaaatatatatattcgtaGGGAAAATACGTCTAGCCAACCAAACAAGACACCTAagtcgaaagaaaaacaactgTACTTTTGACACAGAGAAGTCTATTTACCGGGGAAAAATGGTAAAAGTGATTAAATTTGGttagattaattaaaattaatggCTATTAATGAAGAGAAAACTAGAAGcaataagaataaaatagaaattgaGTCAGTGGTGACGTGGCTAGATAAAAGAAGTCTCGCCTGATTCACAACGTCAGACAAACGACTGCACATTGACAGCCAGCAATATAACAAGTGCTCACAGCCCACCCGACAACGCAGGAGTTTGAGTTCGAAGATCCAGTGGTTGTCAGCTGAACTTTCAAATCGAAAATGGGTGACCACCAGGCCAAGAGCGAAACTGCGTCGTTGATCGAGCACAGGGCCTACGCCAGGGTGGGCCTGCTTGGGAACCCGAGTGACGTTTATTTCGGCCGGACGATCTCCTTCAGCCTTGGCAACTTCTGGGCCACCGTGTGTTTGCAGCCGTCCGATGATCTCGTCATCCAACCCCACCCCATCCACGACCTCGTCGTTTTCAAATCCCTAGACCACCTGGTACCTCCCTACACTTGAATTGCAATtacacaaaaattgaaatcttCAGTTTCTGCGAATGAAATGAattataaaaatcaaaatcaacagGTGAATCGATTAGATAGTGAGGGTTATTATGGAGGCGTCCGATTGCTGATGGCAATTTGCAAAGTCTTCCTTGATTATTGCAAAGAAAACGAGATTCAGTTAGAGGCTCGAAATTTCACTCTCTCATATGATACTAATATCCCTCGACAGGtattatcaatttattttccATTACACTTAATTTTAGTGATTCAGTAAGGTAGGGGCTTTTAAGCAAGTAATGAAGTTTCTCTTTCACTTTCAGACAGGACTTTCAGGGTCTAGTGCTATTGTCTGTGCAGCCCTGAGCTGCCTTCTTGATTTTTACAAGGTTAGGCATTTGATCAAAGTCGAGGTCCGCCCCGGCCTCGTCCTTAATGCCGAGAAGCAACTTGGAATTGTTGCCGGTCTTCAAGATCGTGTTGCCCAGGTGTATGGTGGCCTTGTTTACATGGTACTCAAATTTCAACCATTCCCTACCTAGCCTCTCCTTTTCACATTTCAACCATTCCCTACATTACATTGCTTCTACTTGTAGTAACTTTTTAACTTCCTAGGAATTTGACAAGGAGCACATGGATACTT
It encodes:
- the LOC18783841 gene encoding glucuronokinase 1; its protein translation is MGDHQAKSETASLIEHRAYARVGLLGNPSDVYFGRTISFSLGNFWATVCLQPSDDLVIQPHPIHDLVVFKSLDHLVNRLDSEGYYGGVRLLMAICKVFLDYCKENEIQLEARNFTLSYDTNIPRQTGLSGSSAIVCAALSCLLDFYKVRHLIKVEVRPGLVLNAEKQLGIVAGLQDRVAQVYGGLVYMEFDKEHMDTSGHGIYTPMDVSHLPPLHLVYAENPSDSGKVHSTVRQRWLNGDEFIISSMTEVANIALEGRTALLEKDYTKLAALMNRNFDFRRSMFGDDALGALNIEMVEVARSVGAASKFTGSGGAVVVFCPDGPSQVKLLEDACQKAGFKLEPIQVVPSLLNEVDLQTLSK